A region of Arabidopsis thaliana chromosome 5, partial sequence DNA encodes the following proteins:
- a CDS encoding Fcf2 pre-rRNA processing protein (Fcf2 pre-rRNA processing protein; CONTAINS InterPro DOMAIN/s: Fcf2 pre-rRNA processing (InterPro:IPR014810); BEST Arabidopsis thaliana protein match is: Fcf2 pre-rRNA processing protein (TAIR:AT1G54770.1); Has 334 Blast hits to 334 proteins in 173 species: Archae - 0; Bacteria - 0; Metazoa - 110; Fungi - 124; Plants - 58; Viruses - 0; Other Eukaryotes - 42 (source: NCBI BLink).), whose amino-acid sequence MAETKPLIGLTWEPKLPGLSLDTKTCSTSSKRVESHESSSLWMSKSELVDGLCLPPNDPKKINKMIRKQIKDTTGSNWFDMPAPTMTPELKRDLQLLKLRTVMDPAVHYKKSVSRSKLAEKYFQIGTVIEPAEEFYGRLTKKNRKATLADELVSDPKVSQYRKRKVKEIEEKSRAVTNKKWKKKGNQTTNKKQRRN is encoded by the exons ATGGCAGAGACTAAACCATTGATAGGTCTTACGTGGGAACCAAAGCTTCCAGGCTTATCCTTAGACACGAAAACATGTTCCACTTCAAGCAAAAGAGTTGAGAGTCACGAAAGCAGTTCTCTCTGGATGTCTAAGTCAGAGCTTGTTGATGGTCTTTGTCTTCCTCCTAATGATCCAAAGAAGATTAATAAGATGATTaggaaacaaatcaaagacaCAACTGGTTCAAACTG GTTTGATATGCCTGCACCAACAATGACTCCGGAGTTGAAAAGAGATCTTCAGTTGCTTAAG TTGAGAACTGTAATGGATCCTGCTGTACACTACAAGAAATCTGTGTCACGGTCAAAGCTAGCTGAAAAATATTTCCAG attggTACAGTAATTGAACCAGCTGAAGAGTTCTATGGAAGATTGActaagaagaatagaaaagCAACTCTTGCTGATGAGTTGGTTTCAGATCCCAAAGTTTCTCAGTACAG GAAGCGTAAAGTTAAGGAGATTGAGGAGAAGAGTAGAGCTGTTACAAATAAGAAGTGGAAGAAAAAGGGAAACCAAACCACgaacaaaaagcaaagaagGAACTGA